A DNA window from Malus domestica chromosome 12, GDT2T_hap1 contains the following coding sequences:
- the LOC114820149 gene encoding uncharacterized protein isoform X15, with amino-acid sequence MFDDSVENHFRVMDTIAKLCGEAEEDRGVEDGEIQRLSSSVTFLREWADFKYGPRDVRFACGVGSPEEKDVVGGINLRQFSSATVPKNEALSGDAPSPELSQDFVMYVGGPVWALDWCPRVHRSSDDHPKCEFIAVAAHPPGSSYHKLGEPLTGRGAIQIWCLLNVGVNKEDIHSVVEKPKQGSKNNGARQEKSTEPKKPLGRPRKKPIEEKSTEPKRSRGRPRKKPIEESADKEATEEKSTRPKRPRGRPKKYATEDYVDNLDESNIYVEIPAIEYPEGSLELPSTDCAPENTHVHAVQEDHGKKRKSYKHVGSASDPAWKSHVRRRKLNIIESAGSDNSDTCPPLSNQDGEKRSFVSDHHTQQNSGQVPRNSYACPPLLNQDGEKGPLVSDHHTLQNSGQDPQTSKDVQNNGYSEIGSTRCSVPTDVALPRIALCLAHHGKVAWDVKWRPLNERDSKSKHRMGYLAVLSGNGSLEVWDVPLPHVIEVIYSSSCGEGTDPHFVKLAPVFRCSMLKCGGEKSIPLTVEWSPSPPHDYLLVGCHDGTVALWKFSASNASQDTNPIRALAWAPAERYVKCNCVRITTIQRVSIL; translated from the exons ATGTTCGACGACTCGGTGGAGAATCACTTCAGAGTTATGGACACCATTGCCAAGCTCTGCGGCGAGGCGGAGGAGGATCGCGGCGTCGAAGACGGCGAGATTCAACGCTTATCGTCCTCAGTTACCTTCCTAAG GGAATGGGCGGATTTTAAGTATGGACCTCGAGATGTTCGATTTGCTTGTGGAGTTGGAAGTCCTGAGGAGAAGGATGTCGTCGGCGGGATAAACTTGCGGCAATTTTCTTCTGCAACAGTTCCTAAG AACGAGGCACTTTCTGGGGACGCACCATCTCCGGAGTTGAG CCAAGACTTTGTGATGTATGTTGGAGGGCCTGTTTGGGCGTTGGATTGGTGTCCTAGAGTTCATCGAAGTAGTGATGATCATCCAAAATGCGAG TTTATTGCCGTAGCTGCTCATCCTCCTGGATCTTCTTATCACAAATTAGGCGAGCCACTGACTGGAAGAGGAGCCATTCAGATATGGTGTCTTTTAAATGTTGGTGTAAATAAGGAAGACATACATTCAGTAGTAGAAAAGCCAAAGCAGGGGAGTAAGAACAACGGAGCCAGACAAGAAAAATCAACTGAACCAAAGAAGCCTTTAGGGAGGCCTAGAAAGAAGCCAATAGAAGAAAAATCAACTGAACCAAAGAGGTCCAGAGGAAGGCCTAGAAAGAAACCAATTGAAGAATCTGCTGACAAAGAGGCCACAGAAGAAAAATCAACTCGACCAAAGAGGCCTAGAGGAAGACCTAAAAAGTATGCAACAGAAGATTATGTTGACAACTTGGATGAAAGCAATATTTATGTTGAGATTCCTGCCATTGAATATCCAGAGGGATCACTAGAGTTGCCTTCTACGGATTGTGCTCCTGAAAATACTCATGTGCATGCTGTACAAGAAGATCATGGTAAAAAACGAAAGAGTTACAAACATGTGGGATCTGCATCTGATCCAGCTTGGAAATCACATGTTCGGAggagaaaattaaatattatcgAAAGTGCAGGGAGTGATAACAGTGATACATGTCCACCGTTGTCAAATCAAGATGGGGAGAAAAGATCATTTGTTTCAGATCATCATACACAGCAGAATTCAGGACAGGTTCCTCGTAACAGTTATGCATGTCCACCGTTGTTGAATCAAGATGGGGAGAAAGGACCACTTGTTTCAGATCATCATACACTGCAGAATTCTGGACAGGATCCTCAAACAAGTAAAGATGTTCAAAATAATGGTTACTCTGAAATTGGCTCGACCAGGTGTTCAGTTCCGACGGACGTAGCATTGCCACGAATTGCATTATGCCTAGCTCACCATGGAAAGGTTGCCTGGGATGTGAAATGGCGTCCTCTTAATGAACGTGATTCCAAAAGCAAGCATCGGATGGGCTATCTTGCTGTGCTGTCAGGAAATGGGTCTCTGGAAGT GTGGGATGTTCCTCTTCCTCATGTAATTGAAGTTATTTATTCTTCTTCATGTGGTGAGGGCACTGATCCTCACTTTGTAAAATTAGCGCCAGTTTTCAGATGCTCAATGTTGAAGTGTGGTGGTGAAAAGAG CATCCCTCTTACTGTGGAATGGTCACCTTCACCACCTCATGATTACCTACTTGTTGGATGCCATGATGGAACG GTTGCTTTATGGAAGTTTTCAGCAAGTAATGCATCTCAAG ATACAAATCCAATTAGGGCACTTGCTTGGGCCCCGGCTGAAAG ATATGTGAAATGCAACTGTGTGCGAATTACAACAATTCAGAGGGTGTCAATCTTATAG
- the LOC114820149 gene encoding uncharacterized protein isoform X23 yields the protein MFDDSVENHFRVMDTIAKLCGEAEEDRGVEDGEIQRLSSSVTFLREWADFKYGPRDVRFACGVGSPEEKDVVGGINLRQFSSATVPKNEALSGDAPSPELSQDFVMYVGGPVWALDWCPRVHRSSDDHPKCEFIAVAAHPPGSSYHKLGEPLTGRGAIQIWCLLNVGVNKEDIHSVVEKPKQGSKNNGARQEKSTEPKKPLGRPRKKPIEEKSTEPKRSRGRPRKKPIEESADKEATEEKSTRPKRPRGRPKKYATEDYVDNLDESNIYVEIPAIEYPEGSLELPSTDCAPENTHVHAVQEDHGKKRKSYKHVGSASDPAWKSHVRRRKLNIIESAGSDNSDTCPPLSNQDGEKRSFVSDHHTQQNSGQVPRNSYACPPLLNQDGEKGPLVSDHHTLQNSGQDPQTSKDVQNNGYSEIGSTRCSVPTDVALPRIALCLAHHGKVAWDVKWRPLNERDSKSKHRMGYLAVLSGNGSLEVIPLTVEWSPSPPHDYLLVGCHDGTVALWKFSASNASQADTNPIRALAWAPAERYVKCNCVRITTIQRVSIL from the exons ATGTTCGACGACTCGGTGGAGAATCACTTCAGAGTTATGGACACCATTGCCAAGCTCTGCGGCGAGGCGGAGGAGGATCGCGGCGTCGAAGACGGCGAGATTCAACGCTTATCGTCCTCAGTTACCTTCCTAAG GGAATGGGCGGATTTTAAGTATGGACCTCGAGATGTTCGATTTGCTTGTGGAGTTGGAAGTCCTGAGGAGAAGGATGTCGTCGGCGGGATAAACTTGCGGCAATTTTCTTCTGCAACAGTTCCTAAG AACGAGGCACTTTCTGGGGACGCACCATCTCCGGAGTTGAG CCAAGACTTTGTGATGTATGTTGGAGGGCCTGTTTGGGCGTTGGATTGGTGTCCTAGAGTTCATCGAAGTAGTGATGATCATCCAAAATGCGAG TTTATTGCCGTAGCTGCTCATCCTCCTGGATCTTCTTATCACAAATTAGGCGAGCCACTGACTGGAAGAGGAGCCATTCAGATATGGTGTCTTTTAAATGTTGGTGTAAATAAGGAAGACATACATTCAGTAGTAGAAAAGCCAAAGCAGGGGAGTAAGAACAACGGAGCCAGACAAGAAAAATCAACTGAACCAAAGAAGCCTTTAGGGAGGCCTAGAAAGAAGCCAATAGAAGAAAAATCAACTGAACCAAAGAGGTCCAGAGGAAGGCCTAGAAAGAAACCAATTGAAGAATCTGCTGACAAAGAGGCCACAGAAGAAAAATCAACTCGACCAAAGAGGCCTAGAGGAAGACCTAAAAAGTATGCAACAGAAGATTATGTTGACAACTTGGATGAAAGCAATATTTATGTTGAGATTCCTGCCATTGAATATCCAGAGGGATCACTAGAGTTGCCTTCTACGGATTGTGCTCCTGAAAATACTCATGTGCATGCTGTACAAGAAGATCATGGTAAAAAACGAAAGAGTTACAAACATGTGGGATCTGCATCTGATCCAGCTTGGAAATCACATGTTCGGAggagaaaattaaatattatcgAAAGTGCAGGGAGTGATAACAGTGATACATGTCCACCGTTGTCAAATCAAGATGGGGAGAAAAGATCATTTGTTTCAGATCATCATACACAGCAGAATTCAGGACAGGTTCCTCGTAACAGTTATGCATGTCCACCGTTGTTGAATCAAGATGGGGAGAAAGGACCACTTGTTTCAGATCATCATACACTGCAGAATTCTGGACAGGATCCTCAAACAAGTAAAGATGTTCAAAATAATGGTTACTCTGAAATTGGCTCGACCAGGTGTTCAGTTCCGACGGACGTAGCATTGCCACGAATTGCATTATGCCTAGCTCACCATGGAAAGGTTGCCTGGGATGTGAAATGGCGTCCTCTTAATGAACGTGATTCCAAAAGCAAGCATCGGATGGGCTATCTTGCTGTGCTGTCAGGAAATGGGTCTCTGGAAGT CATCCCTCTTACTGTGGAATGGTCACCTTCACCACCTCATGATTACCTACTTGTTGGATGCCATGATGGAACG GTTGCTTTATGGAAGTTTTCAGCAAGTAATGCATCTCAAG CAGATACAAATCCAATTAGGGCACTTGCTTGGGCCCCGGCTGAAAG ATATGTGAAATGCAACTGTGTGCGAATTACAACAATTCAGAGGGTGTCAATCTTATAG
- the LOC114820149 gene encoding uncharacterized protein isoform X14: MFDDSVENHFRVMDTIAKLCGEAEEDRGVEDGEIQRLSSSVTFLREWADFKYGPRDVRFACGVGSPEEKDVVGGINLRQFSSATVPKNEALSGDAPSPELSQDFVMYVGGPVWALDWCPRVHRSSDDHPKCEFIAVAAHPPGSSYHKLGEPLTGRGAIQIWCLLNVGVNKEDIHSVVEKPKQGSKNNGARQEKSTEPKKPLGRPRKKPIEEKSTEPKRSRGRPRKKPIEESADKEATEEKSTRPKRPRGRPKKYATEDYVDNLDESNIYVEIPAIEYPEGSLELPSTDCAPENTHVHAVQEDHGKKRKSYKHVGSASDPAWKSHVRRRKLNIIESAGSDNSDTCPPLSNQDGEKRSFVSDHHTQQNSGQVPRNSYACPPLLNQDGEKGPLVSDHHTLQNSGQDPQTSKDVQNNGYSEIGSTRCSVPTDVALPRIALCLAHHGKVAWDVKWRPLNERDSKSKHRMGYLAVLSGNGSLEVWDVPLPHVIEVIYSSSCGEGTDPHFVKLAPVFRCSMLKCGGEKSIPLTVEWSPSPPHDYLLVGCHDGTVALWKFSASNASQADTNPIRALAWAPAERYVKCNCVRITTIQRVSIL; the protein is encoded by the exons ATGTTCGACGACTCGGTGGAGAATCACTTCAGAGTTATGGACACCATTGCCAAGCTCTGCGGCGAGGCGGAGGAGGATCGCGGCGTCGAAGACGGCGAGATTCAACGCTTATCGTCCTCAGTTACCTTCCTAAG GGAATGGGCGGATTTTAAGTATGGACCTCGAGATGTTCGATTTGCTTGTGGAGTTGGAAGTCCTGAGGAGAAGGATGTCGTCGGCGGGATAAACTTGCGGCAATTTTCTTCTGCAACAGTTCCTAAG AACGAGGCACTTTCTGGGGACGCACCATCTCCGGAGTTGAG CCAAGACTTTGTGATGTATGTTGGAGGGCCTGTTTGGGCGTTGGATTGGTGTCCTAGAGTTCATCGAAGTAGTGATGATCATCCAAAATGCGAG TTTATTGCCGTAGCTGCTCATCCTCCTGGATCTTCTTATCACAAATTAGGCGAGCCACTGACTGGAAGAGGAGCCATTCAGATATGGTGTCTTTTAAATGTTGGTGTAAATAAGGAAGACATACATTCAGTAGTAGAAAAGCCAAAGCAGGGGAGTAAGAACAACGGAGCCAGACAAGAAAAATCAACTGAACCAAAGAAGCCTTTAGGGAGGCCTAGAAAGAAGCCAATAGAAGAAAAATCAACTGAACCAAAGAGGTCCAGAGGAAGGCCTAGAAAGAAACCAATTGAAGAATCTGCTGACAAAGAGGCCACAGAAGAAAAATCAACTCGACCAAAGAGGCCTAGAGGAAGACCTAAAAAGTATGCAACAGAAGATTATGTTGACAACTTGGATGAAAGCAATATTTATGTTGAGATTCCTGCCATTGAATATCCAGAGGGATCACTAGAGTTGCCTTCTACGGATTGTGCTCCTGAAAATACTCATGTGCATGCTGTACAAGAAGATCATGGTAAAAAACGAAAGAGTTACAAACATGTGGGATCTGCATCTGATCCAGCTTGGAAATCACATGTTCGGAggagaaaattaaatattatcgAAAGTGCAGGGAGTGATAACAGTGATACATGTCCACCGTTGTCAAATCAAGATGGGGAGAAAAGATCATTTGTTTCAGATCATCATACACAGCAGAATTCAGGACAGGTTCCTCGTAACAGTTATGCATGTCCACCGTTGTTGAATCAAGATGGGGAGAAAGGACCACTTGTTTCAGATCATCATACACTGCAGAATTCTGGACAGGATCCTCAAACAAGTAAAGATGTTCAAAATAATGGTTACTCTGAAATTGGCTCGACCAGGTGTTCAGTTCCGACGGACGTAGCATTGCCACGAATTGCATTATGCCTAGCTCACCATGGAAAGGTTGCCTGGGATGTGAAATGGCGTCCTCTTAATGAACGTGATTCCAAAAGCAAGCATCGGATGGGCTATCTTGCTGTGCTGTCAGGAAATGGGTCTCTGGAAGT GTGGGATGTTCCTCTTCCTCATGTAATTGAAGTTATTTATTCTTCTTCATGTGGTGAGGGCACTGATCCTCACTTTGTAAAATTAGCGCCAGTTTTCAGATGCTCAATGTTGAAGTGTGGTGGTGAAAAGAG CATCCCTCTTACTGTGGAATGGTCACCTTCACCACCTCATGATTACCTACTTGTTGGATGCCATGATGGAACG GTTGCTTTATGGAAGTTTTCAGCAAGTAATGCATCTCAAG CAGATACAAATCCAATTAGGGCACTTGCTTGGGCCCCGGCTGAAAG ATATGTGAAATGCAACTGTGTGCGAATTACAACAATTCAGAGGGTGTCAATCTTATAG
- the LOC114820149 gene encoding uncharacterized protein isoform X7, which produces MFDDSVENHFRVMDTIAKLCGEAEEDRGVEDGEIQRLSSSVTFLREWADFKYGPRDVRFACGVGSPEEKDVVGGINLRQFSSATVPKNEALSGDAPSPELSQDFVMYVGGPVWALDWCPRVHRSSDDHPKCEFIAVAAHPPGSSYHKLGEPLTGRGAIQIWCLLNVGVNKEDIHSVVEKPKQGSKNNGARQEKSTEPKKPLGRPRKKPIEEKSTEPKRSRGRPRKKPIEESADKEATEEKSTRPKRPRGRPKKYATEDYVDNLDESNIYVEIPAIEYPEGSLELPSTDCAPENTHVHAVQEDHGKKRKSYKHVGSASDPAWKSHVRRRKLNIIESAGSDNSDTCPPLSNQDGEKRSFVSDHHTQQNSGQVPRNSYACPPLLNQDGEKGPLVSDHHTLQNSGQDPQTSKDVQNNGYSEIGSTRCSVPTDVALPRIALCLAHHGKVAWDVKWRPLNERDSKSKHRMGYLAVLSGNGSLEVWDVPLPHVIEVIYSSSCGEGTDPHFVKLAPVFRCSMLKCGGEKSIPLTVEWSPSPPHDYLLVGCHDGTVALWKFSASNASQADTRPLLCFRADTNPIRALAWAPAERYVKCNCVRITTIQRVSIL; this is translated from the exons ATGTTCGACGACTCGGTGGAGAATCACTTCAGAGTTATGGACACCATTGCCAAGCTCTGCGGCGAGGCGGAGGAGGATCGCGGCGTCGAAGACGGCGAGATTCAACGCTTATCGTCCTCAGTTACCTTCCTAAG GGAATGGGCGGATTTTAAGTATGGACCTCGAGATGTTCGATTTGCTTGTGGAGTTGGAAGTCCTGAGGAGAAGGATGTCGTCGGCGGGATAAACTTGCGGCAATTTTCTTCTGCAACAGTTCCTAAG AACGAGGCACTTTCTGGGGACGCACCATCTCCGGAGTTGAG CCAAGACTTTGTGATGTATGTTGGAGGGCCTGTTTGGGCGTTGGATTGGTGTCCTAGAGTTCATCGAAGTAGTGATGATCATCCAAAATGCGAG TTTATTGCCGTAGCTGCTCATCCTCCTGGATCTTCTTATCACAAATTAGGCGAGCCACTGACTGGAAGAGGAGCCATTCAGATATGGTGTCTTTTAAATGTTGGTGTAAATAAGGAAGACATACATTCAGTAGTAGAAAAGCCAAAGCAGGGGAGTAAGAACAACGGAGCCAGACAAGAAAAATCAACTGAACCAAAGAAGCCTTTAGGGAGGCCTAGAAAGAAGCCAATAGAAGAAAAATCAACTGAACCAAAGAGGTCCAGAGGAAGGCCTAGAAAGAAACCAATTGAAGAATCTGCTGACAAAGAGGCCACAGAAGAAAAATCAACTCGACCAAAGAGGCCTAGAGGAAGACCTAAAAAGTATGCAACAGAAGATTATGTTGACAACTTGGATGAAAGCAATATTTATGTTGAGATTCCTGCCATTGAATATCCAGAGGGATCACTAGAGTTGCCTTCTACGGATTGTGCTCCTGAAAATACTCATGTGCATGCTGTACAAGAAGATCATGGTAAAAAACGAAAGAGTTACAAACATGTGGGATCTGCATCTGATCCAGCTTGGAAATCACATGTTCGGAggagaaaattaaatattatcgAAAGTGCAGGGAGTGATAACAGTGATACATGTCCACCGTTGTCAAATCAAGATGGGGAGAAAAGATCATTTGTTTCAGATCATCATACACAGCAGAATTCAGGACAGGTTCCTCGTAACAGTTATGCATGTCCACCGTTGTTGAATCAAGATGGGGAGAAAGGACCACTTGTTTCAGATCATCATACACTGCAGAATTCTGGACAGGATCCTCAAACAAGTAAAGATGTTCAAAATAATGGTTACTCTGAAATTGGCTCGACCAGGTGTTCAGTTCCGACGGACGTAGCATTGCCACGAATTGCATTATGCCTAGCTCACCATGGAAAGGTTGCCTGGGATGTGAAATGGCGTCCTCTTAATGAACGTGATTCCAAAAGCAAGCATCGGATGGGCTATCTTGCTGTGCTGTCAGGAAATGGGTCTCTGGAAGT GTGGGATGTTCCTCTTCCTCATGTAATTGAAGTTATTTATTCTTCTTCATGTGGTGAGGGCACTGATCCTCACTTTGTAAAATTAGCGCCAGTTTTCAGATGCTCAATGTTGAAGTGTGGTGGTGAAAAGAG CATCCCTCTTACTGTGGAATGGTCACCTTCACCACCTCATGATTACCTACTTGTTGGATGCCATGATGGAACG GTTGCTTTATGGAAGTTTTCAGCAAGTAATGCATCTCAAG CAGATACAAGGCCTTTACTTTGCTTCAGAGCAGATACAAATCCAATTAGGGCACTTGCTTGGGCCCCGGCTGAAAG ATATGTGAAATGCAACTGTGTGCGAATTACAACAATTCAGAGGGTGTCAATCTTATAG
- the LOC114820149 gene encoding uncharacterized protein isoform X4: MFDDSVENHFRVMDTIAKLCGEAEEDRGVEDGEIQRLSSSVTFLREWADFKYGPRDVRFACGVGSPEEKDVVGGINLRQFSSATVPKNEALSGDAPSPELSQDFVMYVGGPVWALDWCPRVHRSSDDHPKCEFIAVAAHPPGSSYHKLGEPLTGRGAIQIWCLLNVGVNKEDIHSVVEKPKQGSKNNGARQEKSTEPKKPLGRPRKKPIEEKSTEPKRSRGRPRKKPIEESADKEATEEKSTRPKRPRGRPKKYATEDYVDNLDESNIYVEIPAIEYPEGSLELPSTDCAPENTHVHAVQEDHGKKRKSYKHVGSASDPAWKSHVRRRKLNIIESAGSDNSDTCPPLSNQDGEKRSFVSDHHTQQNSGQVPRNSYACPPLLNQDGEKGPLVSDHHTLQNSGQDPQTSKDVQNNGYSEIGSTRCSVPTDVALPRIALCLAHHGKVAWDVKWRPLNERDSKSKHRMGYLAVLSGNGSLEVWDVPLPHVIEVIYSSSCGEGTDPHFVKLAPVFRCSMLKCGGEKSIPLTVEWSPSPPHDYLLVGCHDGTVALWKFSASNASQGMANREPKKYTRPLLCFRADTNPIRALAWAPAERYVKCNCVRITTIQRVSIL; the protein is encoded by the exons ATGTTCGACGACTCGGTGGAGAATCACTTCAGAGTTATGGACACCATTGCCAAGCTCTGCGGCGAGGCGGAGGAGGATCGCGGCGTCGAAGACGGCGAGATTCAACGCTTATCGTCCTCAGTTACCTTCCTAAG GGAATGGGCGGATTTTAAGTATGGACCTCGAGATGTTCGATTTGCTTGTGGAGTTGGAAGTCCTGAGGAGAAGGATGTCGTCGGCGGGATAAACTTGCGGCAATTTTCTTCTGCAACAGTTCCTAAG AACGAGGCACTTTCTGGGGACGCACCATCTCCGGAGTTGAG CCAAGACTTTGTGATGTATGTTGGAGGGCCTGTTTGGGCGTTGGATTGGTGTCCTAGAGTTCATCGAAGTAGTGATGATCATCCAAAATGCGAG TTTATTGCCGTAGCTGCTCATCCTCCTGGATCTTCTTATCACAAATTAGGCGAGCCACTGACTGGAAGAGGAGCCATTCAGATATGGTGTCTTTTAAATGTTGGTGTAAATAAGGAAGACATACATTCAGTAGTAGAAAAGCCAAAGCAGGGGAGTAAGAACAACGGAGCCAGACAAGAAAAATCAACTGAACCAAAGAAGCCTTTAGGGAGGCCTAGAAAGAAGCCAATAGAAGAAAAATCAACTGAACCAAAGAGGTCCAGAGGAAGGCCTAGAAAGAAACCAATTGAAGAATCTGCTGACAAAGAGGCCACAGAAGAAAAATCAACTCGACCAAAGAGGCCTAGAGGAAGACCTAAAAAGTATGCAACAGAAGATTATGTTGACAACTTGGATGAAAGCAATATTTATGTTGAGATTCCTGCCATTGAATATCCAGAGGGATCACTAGAGTTGCCTTCTACGGATTGTGCTCCTGAAAATACTCATGTGCATGCTGTACAAGAAGATCATGGTAAAAAACGAAAGAGTTACAAACATGTGGGATCTGCATCTGATCCAGCTTGGAAATCACATGTTCGGAggagaaaattaaatattatcgAAAGTGCAGGGAGTGATAACAGTGATACATGTCCACCGTTGTCAAATCAAGATGGGGAGAAAAGATCATTTGTTTCAGATCATCATACACAGCAGAATTCAGGACAGGTTCCTCGTAACAGTTATGCATGTCCACCGTTGTTGAATCAAGATGGGGAGAAAGGACCACTTGTTTCAGATCATCATACACTGCAGAATTCTGGACAGGATCCTCAAACAAGTAAAGATGTTCAAAATAATGGTTACTCTGAAATTGGCTCGACCAGGTGTTCAGTTCCGACGGACGTAGCATTGCCACGAATTGCATTATGCCTAGCTCACCATGGAAAGGTTGCCTGGGATGTGAAATGGCGTCCTCTTAATGAACGTGATTCCAAAAGCAAGCATCGGATGGGCTATCTTGCTGTGCTGTCAGGAAATGGGTCTCTGGAAGT GTGGGATGTTCCTCTTCCTCATGTAATTGAAGTTATTTATTCTTCTTCATGTGGTGAGGGCACTGATCCTCACTTTGTAAAATTAGCGCCAGTTTTCAGATGCTCAATGTTGAAGTGTGGTGGTGAAAAGAG CATCCCTCTTACTGTGGAATGGTCACCTTCACCACCTCATGATTACCTACTTGTTGGATGCCATGATGGAACG GTTGCTTTATGGAAGTTTTCAGCAAGTAATGCATCTCAAGGTATGGCTAACAGAGAACCTAAAAAAT ATACAAGGCCTTTACTTTGCTTCAGAGCAGATACAAATCCAATTAGGGCACTTGCTTGGGCCCCGGCTGAAAG ATATGTGAAATGCAACTGTGTGCGAATTACAACAATTCAGAGGGTGTCAATCTTATAG
- the LOC114820149 gene encoding uncharacterized protein isoform X22 yields MFDDSVENHFRVMDTIAKLCGEAEEDRGVEDGEIQRLSSSVTFLREWADFKYGPRDVRFACGVGSPEEKDVVGGINLRQFSSATVPKNEALSGDAPSPELSQDFVMYVGGPVWALDWCPRVHRSSDDHPKCEFIAVAAHPPGSSYHKLGEPLTGRGAIQIWCLLNVGVNKEDIHSVVEKPKQGSKNNGARQEKSTEPKKPLGRPRKKPIEEKSTEPKRSRGRPRKKPIEESADKEATEEKSTRPKRPRGRPKKYATEDYVDNLDESNIYVEIPAIEYPEGSLELPSTDCAPENTHVHAVQEDHGKKRKSYKHVGSASDPAWKSHVRRRKLNIIESAGSDNSDTCPPLSNQDGEKRSFVSDHHTQQNSGQVPRNSYACPPLLNQDGEKGPLVSDHHTLQNSGQDPQTSKDVQNNGYSEIGSTRCSVPTDVALPRIALCLAHHGKVAWDVKWRPLNERDSKSKHRMGYLAVLSGNGSLEVIPLTVEWSPSPPHDYLLVGCHDGTVALWKFSASNASQGMANREPKKSDTRPLLCFRADTNPIRALAWAPAERYVKCNCVRITTIQRVSIL; encoded by the exons ATGTTCGACGACTCGGTGGAGAATCACTTCAGAGTTATGGACACCATTGCCAAGCTCTGCGGCGAGGCGGAGGAGGATCGCGGCGTCGAAGACGGCGAGATTCAACGCTTATCGTCCTCAGTTACCTTCCTAAG GGAATGGGCGGATTTTAAGTATGGACCTCGAGATGTTCGATTTGCTTGTGGAGTTGGAAGTCCTGAGGAGAAGGATGTCGTCGGCGGGATAAACTTGCGGCAATTTTCTTCTGCAACAGTTCCTAAG AACGAGGCACTTTCTGGGGACGCACCATCTCCGGAGTTGAG CCAAGACTTTGTGATGTATGTTGGAGGGCCTGTTTGGGCGTTGGATTGGTGTCCTAGAGTTCATCGAAGTAGTGATGATCATCCAAAATGCGAG TTTATTGCCGTAGCTGCTCATCCTCCTGGATCTTCTTATCACAAATTAGGCGAGCCACTGACTGGAAGAGGAGCCATTCAGATATGGTGTCTTTTAAATGTTGGTGTAAATAAGGAAGACATACATTCAGTAGTAGAAAAGCCAAAGCAGGGGAGTAAGAACAACGGAGCCAGACAAGAAAAATCAACTGAACCAAAGAAGCCTTTAGGGAGGCCTAGAAAGAAGCCAATAGAAGAAAAATCAACTGAACCAAAGAGGTCCAGAGGAAGGCCTAGAAAGAAACCAATTGAAGAATCTGCTGACAAAGAGGCCACAGAAGAAAAATCAACTCGACCAAAGAGGCCTAGAGGAAGACCTAAAAAGTATGCAACAGAAGATTATGTTGACAACTTGGATGAAAGCAATATTTATGTTGAGATTCCTGCCATTGAATATCCAGAGGGATCACTAGAGTTGCCTTCTACGGATTGTGCTCCTGAAAATACTCATGTGCATGCTGTACAAGAAGATCATGGTAAAAAACGAAAGAGTTACAAACATGTGGGATCTGCATCTGATCCAGCTTGGAAATCACATGTTCGGAggagaaaattaaatattatcgAAAGTGCAGGGAGTGATAACAGTGATACATGTCCACCGTTGTCAAATCAAGATGGGGAGAAAAGATCATTTGTTTCAGATCATCATACACAGCAGAATTCAGGACAGGTTCCTCGTAACAGTTATGCATGTCCACCGTTGTTGAATCAAGATGGGGAGAAAGGACCACTTGTTTCAGATCATCATACACTGCAGAATTCTGGACAGGATCCTCAAACAAGTAAAGATGTTCAAAATAATGGTTACTCTGAAATTGGCTCGACCAGGTGTTCAGTTCCGACGGACGTAGCATTGCCACGAATTGCATTATGCCTAGCTCACCATGGAAAGGTTGCCTGGGATGTGAAATGGCGTCCTCTTAATGAACGTGATTCCAAAAGCAAGCATCGGATGGGCTATCTTGCTGTGCTGTCAGGAAATGGGTCTCTGGAAGT CATCCCTCTTACTGTGGAATGGTCACCTTCACCACCTCATGATTACCTACTTGTTGGATGCCATGATGGAACG GTTGCTTTATGGAAGTTTTCAGCAAGTAATGCATCTCAAGGTATGGCTAACAGAGAACCTAAAAAAT CAGATACAAGGCCTTTACTTTGCTTCAGAGCAGATACAAATCCAATTAGGGCACTTGCTTGGGCCCCGGCTGAAAG ATATGTGAAATGCAACTGTGTGCGAATTACAACAATTCAGAGGGTGTCAATCTTATAG